The Euphorbia lathyris chromosome 2, ddEupLath1.1, whole genome shotgun sequence genome includes a window with the following:
- the LOC136218941 gene encoding tRNA (guanine(37)-N1)-methyltransferase 1: MVTKFFLRPNSIPFTIFSPNHIFVFHKHSHYKFTIVPFFSTVTTQAIASKSFLYGPSLSKGNIPFQYPQQHQQLEHNSLTQLGPEVFGGDKQGDEQVDNDDDGKIDVEQFTRVFDIAALRVPAKDCFALESRLRGHLLNWPRIRNIARVPGDEVEQEFVSILGDTRNCDGDDEEGNVDALNRRIYGRAEGDGAEISPVLYRDRLAKDFNSRGFFKFRNLAKISRPAKKRRKEGEGEKKMMERKGRDEFSVVEVVEDDEEEDWKGLLGDDFIGRRKWMGSTRLLLLDERYTDKGLDNLPQAIKAVLQEALKENSTSAFELVRCKLTLFYDYWQMNEVLEALLPKGMIVPSGFETIGHIVHLNLRDEHLPYRKLIAKVVLDKNKPKIQTVVNKVDAIHNDYRTMQLEVLAGNRSLVTMVVENGLRFHVDLATVYWNSRLSTERQRLLNAFTRDDIVCDVFCGVGPITLAAARKVKRVYANDLNPCAIDYLDRNSVLNKLERKIQVFNMDGRRFIDAMFSSDKGQTITQVVMNLPKDAAEYLDAFRGIYKDHPKNRKLNFPTIHVYGFSKGRDPEFDFHERIRIELAEVAVNVEMRRVRLVAPGKWMLCASFRLPESVAYANTQ; the protein is encoded by the exons ATGGTGACCAAATTCTTTCTCAGACCTAACTCTATCCCCTTCACCATTTTCTCCCCAAACCACATCTTTGTCTTCCATAAGCATTCTCATTACAAATTCACCATTGTTCCTTTCTTTTCCACAGTTACTACTCAAGCTATAGCCTCAAAATCGTTCCTCTATGGACCCTCTCTTTCAAAAGGCAATATCCCTTTTCAATACCCACAACAACACCAACAACTAGAGCACAATAGCCTAACACAATTGGGTCCGGAAGTCTTTGGTGGAGATAAACAAGGGGATGAGCAAGTGGACAATGATGATGATGGTAAAATCGATGTGGAGCAGTTCACTCGAGTCTTTGATATAGCTGCACTTCGAGTCCCTGCAAAGGATTGTTTTGCTCTAGAGAGCAGACTGCGCGGCCACCTTCTGAATTGGCCTCGGATTCGCAACATTGCTAGAGTGCCTGGGGATGAAGTGGAACAAGAGTTCGTCTCTATCTTGGGAGATACCAGAAATTGTGATGGCGATGATGAAGAAGGTAATGTCGATGCATTGAATCGACGAATTTACGGGAGAGCAGAGGGGGATGGTGCAGAAATAAGTCCTGTTTTGTACAGGGATAGATTGGCCAAGGATTTTAACTCCAGGGGTTTTTTTAAGTTTAGGAATTTGGCTAAAATTTCAAGACCggcaaagaagagaagaaaggaaggggaaggagagaagaaaatgaTGGAGAGAAAAGGAAGGGATGAATTTTCTGTGGTGGAGGTtgtggaagatgatgaagaagaggatTGGAAAGGTTTGCTAGGGGATGATTTTATAGGGAGGAGGAAATGGATGGGTTCTACAAGACTATTGCTTTTGGATGAGAGATATACAGATAAGGGATTAGATAATTTGCCCCAAGCTATCAAG GCTGTTCTACAAGAAGCTCTGAAAGAAAACTCAACTTCTGCTTTTGAGCTTGTTAGATGCAAGTTGACTTTGTTTTATGATTACTGGCAAATGAATGAG GTGTTAGAGGCCTTGCTACCAAAAGGTATGATTGTTCCATCGGGTTTTGAAACAATTGGGCATATTGTACACCTGAACCTGAGAGATGAGCATTTGCCGTACCGGAAACTTATAGCAAAG GTAGTTCTTGATAAAAATAAGCCAAAGATACAAACTGTTGTAAATAAGGTTGATGCCATACATAACGACTACAGAACAATGCAGCTTGAGGTTTTAGCTGGGAATCGCTCCCTTGTGACCATGGTTGTTGAGAATGGATTGCGATTCCATGTTGATTTAGCAACGGT GTATTGGAATTCAAGGCTTTCAACAGAGAGACAAAGACTTCTGAATGCCTTTACACGCGATGATATTGTTT GTGATGTATTTTGTGGTGTTGGTCCCATAACTTTGGCTGCAGCAAGAAAAGTAAAACGTGTATATGCCAATGATTTGAACCCTTGTGCCATTGATTATTTGGACAGAAATAGTGTGCTCAACAAGCTTGAAAGGAAGATTCAG GTCTTTAATATGGACGGAAGGAGGTTCATTGATGCTATGTTCTCAAGTGACAAAGGTCAAACCATAACACAAGTGGTCATGAATTTGCCAAAGGATGCAGCAGAATATCTAG ATGCATTCAGGGGGATATACAAAGACCACCCAaagaatagaaaattaaattttccaacaatccaTGTCTATGGATTCTCCAAAGGTCGAGATCCAGAATTTGACTTTCACGAG CGAATAAGAATTGAACTTGCAGAGGTGGCTGTTAATGTGGAAATGCGCAGAGTACGCCTTGTTGCACCTGGAAAATGGATGTTGTGTGCATCATTTAGGCTTCCAGAGAGTGTTGCATATGCAAATACTCAGTAA